The following proteins come from a genomic window of Megalobrama amblycephala isolate DHTTF-2021 linkage group LG1, ASM1881202v1, whole genome shotgun sequence:
- the LOC125268338 gene encoding zinc-alpha-2-glycoprotein-like isoform X3: MGSGVATKSFALFCFLFLCGTSSLQAEKHSLYYIYTALSKPVELPGIYEFTAMGLLDDRQIDYYNSKEKRKIPTQHWMKEKMQEDYWEKGTQSRKSKEQWFNVNVNILMGRMKDNDSDVHVLQWRHGCEVEGNGGNEPLWKFSRGIDEYSYDGNDFLSFDDKESRWIAPVDEALPTKRKWDDVPILNQYTKGYLEKECVDWLNKFREYGDEELRNGSPPKVYVSAKKSTSDKLKLSCLATGFYPKDVMLTIRKYRTSLLEDEVESTGVRPNHDGTFQLRKSVNIKEDEKAEYDCFVSHSTLKQPIIEKWDGKCKDCNEGSFMVMGIAIGAVVVGLLVLGICVYLFKTKKMVFLQRSQTNGVANGANGTNQNLLPVCTQQSQTNGVPHANGANQSLLQGNNSNGHVPNGGANGAV, from the exons ATGGGTTCGGGTGTCGCGACCAAGAGTTTtgctctgttttgttttttgttcctCTGCGGGACTTCTTCACTTCAAGCAg AAAAACACTCCCTGTATTACATTTACACGGCCTTGTCCAAACCTGTCGAGCTGCCGGGCATCTATGAATTCACTGCTATGGGTCTGCTagatgacagacagattgaCTATTATAATAGCAAGGAAAAGAGAAAGATTCCCACACAGCACTGGATGAAAGAGAAAATGCAGGAGGATTACTGGGAAAAAGGCACCCAGTCCAGAAAGAGCAAAGAACAGTGGTTTAATGTGAACGTCAACATTCTGATGGGCCGTATGAAAGACAATGATTCAG ATGTTCATGTACTTCAGTGGAGACATGGTTGTGAAGTTGAGGGAAATGGGGGAAATGAACCGCTTTGGAAGTTTTCCAGAGGCATTGATGAGTACAGCTATGATGGCAATGACTTTCTGTCTTTTGATGATAAGGAGTCTCGGTGGATTGCCCCTGTTGATGAGGCTCTTCCAACCAAGAGGAAATGGGATGATGTGCCCATTCTAAACCAGTACACCAAGGGCTACCTGGAGAAAGAGTGTGTGGACTGGCTCAACAAATTCAGAGAATATGGAGACGAGGAACTCAGAAATGGCT CTCCTCCAAAGGTATATGTGTCTGCAAAAAAGTCTACCAGTGACAAGCTGAAACTCAGCTGTCTGGCCACTGGCTTCTACCCCAAAGACGTCATGTTGACGATAAGGAAATATCGAACATCCCTGCTTGAAGATGAGGTTGAATCCACAGGAGTCAGACCAAACCATGATGGAACCTTCCAGCTGAGGAAAAGTGTAAACATCAAGGAGGATGAAAAAGCTGAATATGACTGTTTTGTGTCCCACAGTACTCTCAAACAACCAATCATCGAGAAATGGG atGGAAAATGCAAAGACTGTAATGAAGGCTCTTTTATGGTTATGGGAATTGCGATTGGAGCTGTAGTTGTAGGACTTCTTGTTCTAGGGATCTGCGTTTACCTTTTTAAGACTAAAAAAATGG TTTTCCTACAACGGAGTCAAACAAATGGAGTTGCAAATGGTGCTAATGGAACAAACCAAAACCTTCTCCCAG TTTGCACACAACAGAGTCAAACAAATGGAGTACCACATGCTAATGGAGCAAACCAAAGCCTTCTCCAAG GAAATAACAGCAATGGACATGTTCCCAATGGAG
- the LOC125268338 gene encoding zinc-alpha-2-glycoprotein-like isoform X4, producing MGSGVATKSFALLCFLFLCGTSSLQAEKHSLYYIYTALSKPVELPGIYEFTAMGLLDDRQIDYYNSKEKRKIPTQHWMKEKMQEDYWEKGTQSRKSKEQWFNVNVNILMGRMKDNDSDVHVLQWRHGCEVEGNGGNEPLWKFSRGIDEYSYDGNDFLSFDDKESRWIAPVDEALPTKRKWDDVPILNQYTKGYLEKECVDWLNKFREYGDEELRNGSPPKVYVSAKKSTSDKLKLSCLATGFYPKDVMLTIRKYRTSLLEDEVESTGVRPNHDGTFQLRKSVNIKEDEKAEYDCFVSHSTLKQPIIEKWDGKCKDCNEGSFMVMGIAIGAVVVGLLVLGICVYLFKTKKMVFLQRSQTNGVANGANGTNQNLLPVCTQQSQTNGVPHANGANQSLLQGNNSNGHVPNGGANGAV from the exons ATGGGTTCGGGTGTCGCGACCAAGAGTTTTGCTctgctttgttttttgttccTCTGCGGGACTTCTTCACTTCAAGCAg AAAAACACTCCCTGTATTACATTTACACGGCCTTGTCCAAACCTGTCGAGCTGCCGGGCATCTATGAATTCACTGCTATGGGTCTGCTagatgacagacagattgaCTATTATAATAGCAAGGAAAAGAGAAAGATTCCCACACAGCACTGGATGAAAGAGAAAATGCAGGAGGATTACTGGGAAAAAGGCACCCAGTCCAGAAAGAGCAAAGAACAGTGGTTTAATGTGAACGTCAACATTCTGATGGGCCGTATGAAAGACAATGATTCAG ATGTTCATGTACTTCAGTGGAGACATGGTTGTGAAGTTGAGGGAAATGGGGGAAATGAACCGCTTTGGAAGTTTTCCAGAGGCATTGATGAGTACAGCTATGATGGCAATGACTTTCTGTCTTTTGATGATAAGGAGTCTCGGTGGATTGCCCCTGTTGATGAGGCTCTTCCAACCAAGAGGAAATGGGATGATGTGCCCATTCTAAACCAGTACACCAAGGGCTACCTGGAGAAAGAGTGTGTGGACTGGCTCAACAAATTCAGAGAATATGGAGACGAGGAACTCAGAAATGGCT CTCCTCCAAAGGTATATGTGTCTGCAAAAAAGTCTACCAGTGACAAGCTGAAACTCAGCTGTCTGGCCACTGGCTTCTACCCCAAAGACGTCATGTTGACGATAAGGAAATATCGAACATCCCTGCTTGAAGATGAGGTTGAATCCACAGGAGTCAGACCAAACCATGATGGAACCTTCCAGCTGAGGAAAAGTGTAAACATCAAGGAGGATGAAAAAGCTGAATATGACTGTTTTGTGTCCCACAGTACTCTCAAACAACCAATCATCGAGAAATGGG atGGAAAATGCAAAGACTGTAATGAAGGCTCTTTTATGGTTATGGGAATTGCGATTGGAGCTGTAGTTGTAGGACTTCTTGTTCTAGGGATCTGCGTTTACCTTTTTAAGACTAAAAAAATGG TTTTCCTACAACGGAGTCAAACAAATGGAGTTGCAAATGGTGCTAATGGAACAAACCAAAACCTTCTCCCAG TTTGCACACAACAGAGTCAAACAAATGGAGTACCACATGCTAATGGAGCAAACCAAAGCCTTCTCCAAG GAAATAACAGCAATGGACATGTTCCCAATGGAG
- the LOC125268338 gene encoding zinc-alpha-2-glycoprotein-like isoform X1 yields the protein MGSGVATKSFALFCFLFLCGTSPSLQAEKHSLYYIYTALSKPVELPGIYEFTAMGLLDDRQIDYYNSKEKRKIPTQHWMKEKMQEDYWEKGTQSRKSKEQWFNVNVNILMGRMKDNDSDVHVLQWRHGCEVEGNGGNEPLWKFSRGIDEYSYDGNDFLSFDDKESRWIAPVDEALPTKRKWDDVPILNQYTKGYLEKECVDWLNKFREYGDEELRNGSPPKVYVSAKKSTSDKLKLSCLATGFYPKDVMLTIRKYRTSLLEDEVESTGVRPNHDGTFQLRKSVNIKEDEKAEYDCFVSHSTLKQPIIEKWDGKCKDCNEGSFMVMGIAIGAVVVGLLVLGICVYLFKTKKMVFLQRSQTNGVANGANGTNQNLLPVCTQQSQTNGVPHANGANQSLLQGNNSNGHVPNGGANGAV from the exons ATGGGTTCGGGTGTCGCGACCAAGAGTTTtgctctgttttgttttttgtttctctGCGGGACTTCTCCTTCACTTCAAGCAg AAAAACACTCCCTGTATTACATTTACACGGCCTTGTCCAAACCTGTCGAGCTGCCGGGCATCTATGAATTCACTGCTATGGGTCTGCTagatgacagacagattgaCTATTATAATAGCAAGGAAAAGAGAAAGATTCCCACACAGCACTGGATGAAAGAGAAAATGCAGGAGGATTACTGGGAAAAAGGCACCCAGTCCAGAAAGAGCAAAGAACAGTGGTTTAATGTGAACGTCAACATTCTGATGGGCCGTATGAAAGACAATGATTCAG ATGTTCATGTACTTCAGTGGAGACATGGTTGTGAAGTTGAGGGAAATGGGGGAAATGAACCGCTTTGGAAGTTTTCCAGAGGCATTGATGAGTACAGCTATGATGGCAATGACTTTCTGTCTTTTGATGATAAGGAGTCTCGGTGGATTGCCCCTGTTGATGAGGCTCTTCCAACCAAGAGGAAATGGGATGATGTGCCCATTCTAAACCAGTACACCAAGGGCTACCTGGAGAAAGAGTGTGTGGACTGGCTCAACAAATTCAGAGAATATGGAGACGAGGAACTCAGAAATGGCT CTCCTCCAAAGGTATATGTGTCTGCAAAAAAGTCTACCAGTGACAAGCTGAAACTCAGCTGTCTGGCCACTGGCTTCTACCCCAAAGACGTCATGTTGACGATAAGGAAATATCGAACATCCCTGCTTGAAGATGAGGTTGAATCCACAGGAGTCAGACCAAACCATGATGGAACCTTCCAGCTGAGGAAAAGTGTAAACATCAAGGAGGATGAAAAAGCTGAATATGACTGTTTTGTGTCCCACAGTACTCTCAAACAACCAATCATCGAGAAATGGG atGGAAAATGCAAAGACTGTAATGAAGGCTCTTTTATGGTTATGGGAATTGCGATTGGAGCTGTAGTTGTAGGACTTCTTGTTCTAGGGATCTGCGTTTACCTTTTTAAGACTAAAAAAATGG TTTTCCTACAACGGAGTCAAACAAATGGAGTTGCAAATGGTGCTAATGGAACAAACCAAAACCTTCTCCCAG TTTGCACACAACAGAGTCAAACAAATGGAGTACCACATGCTAATGGAGCAAACCAAAGCCTTCTCCAAG GAAATAACAGCAATGGACATGTTCCCAATGGAG
- the LOC125268338 gene encoding zinc-alpha-2-glycoprotein-like isoform X2 has translation MGSGVATKSFALLCFLFLCGTFPSLQAEKHSLYYIYTALSKPVELPGIYEFTAMGLLDDRQIDYYNSKEKRKIPTQHWMKEKMQEDYWEKGTQSRKSKEQWFNVNVNILMGRMKDNDSDVHVLQWRHGCEVEGNGGNEPLWKFSRGIDEYSYDGNDFLSFDDKESRWIAPVDEALPTKRKWDDVPILNQYTKGYLEKECVDWLNKFREYGDEELRNGSPPKVYVSAKKSTSDKLKLSCLATGFYPKDVMLTIRKYRTSLLEDEVESTGVRPNHDGTFQLRKSVNIKEDEKAEYDCFVSHSTLKQPIIEKWDGKCKDCNEGSFMVMGIAIGAVVVGLLVLGICVYLFKTKKMVFLQRSQTNGVANGANGTNQNLLPVCTQQSQTNGVPHANGANQSLLQGNNSNGHVPNGGANGAV, from the exons AAAAACACTCCCTGTATTACATTTACACGGCCTTGTCCAAACCTGTCGAGCTGCCGGGCATCTATGAATTCACTGCTATGGGTCTGCTagatgacagacagattgaCTATTATAATAGCAAGGAAAAGAGAAAGATTCCCACACAGCACTGGATGAAAGAGAAAATGCAGGAGGATTACTGGGAAAAAGGCACCCAGTCCAGAAAGAGCAAAGAACAGTGGTTTAATGTGAACGTCAACATTCTGATGGGCCGTATGAAAGACAATGATTCAG ATGTTCATGTACTTCAGTGGAGACATGGTTGTGAAGTTGAGGGAAATGGGGGAAATGAACCGCTTTGGAAGTTTTCCAGAGGCATTGATGAGTACAGCTATGATGGCAATGACTTTCTGTCTTTTGATGATAAGGAGTCTCGGTGGATTGCCCCTGTTGATGAGGCTCTTCCAACCAAGAGGAAATGGGATGATGTGCCCATTCTAAACCAGTACACCAAGGGCTACCTGGAGAAAGAGTGTGTGGACTGGCTCAACAAATTCAGAGAATATGGAGACGAGGAACTCAGAAATGGCT CTCCTCCAAAGGTATATGTGTCTGCAAAAAAGTCTACCAGTGACAAGCTGAAACTCAGCTGTCTGGCCACTGGCTTCTACCCCAAAGACGTCATGTTGACGATAAGGAAATATCGAACATCCCTGCTTGAAGATGAGGTTGAATCCACAGGAGTCAGACCAAACCATGATGGAACCTTCCAGCTGAGGAAAAGTGTAAACATCAAGGAGGATGAAAAAGCTGAATATGACTGTTTTGTGTCCCACAGTACTCTCAAACAACCAATCATCGAGAAATGGG atGGAAAATGCAAAGACTGTAATGAAGGCTCTTTTATGGTTATGGGAATTGCGATTGGAGCTGTAGTTGTAGGACTTCTTGTTCTAGGGATCTGCGTTTACCTTTTTAAGACTAAAAAAATGG TTTTCCTACAACGGAGTCAAACAAATGGAGTTGCAAATGGTGCTAATGGAACAAACCAAAACCTTCTCCCAG TTTGCACACAACAGAGTCAAACAAATGGAGTACCACATGCTAATGGAGCAAACCAAAGCCTTCTCCAAG GAAATAACAGCAATGGACATGTTCCCAATGGAG